From Bdellovibrio sp. KM01:
GCTCGATATTTAGTGGTTCGTTCATGATGTCCAGGCCGATGATGATCTCGCCATTTTGGCCGTCTGCCAGACGCTCCGATTGGGCCCAGCGAACATGCATTTTTTGCAGTGGAATTTCTTTAAACAGAACATCACATTCAGTGGTGATGTTGGCTTTGAAGTATTGTTGAACCTGAGGCAGCTCTTCTGGCTTCACCATCACCGAACAGCCAAAGATACTGACGTCGTGAACAGGGGCTTTGTAGCCGCCAAAAGACAAGAAACAGGATTGAGGAGTTACAGCGCTGCGATCCTGTCTGATCGAACGCATCTGCGCCTTTTTCTCTACGCTAAAACCTTCTTGTTTTAATGCTTTTTCGCCCATGAATGTTCCTCCTCGAAATAACAATATTTTCTTATCGGGAGGATTTTTCGGATGTTAAATAAAAATCCGATTAGTTCGACTCCAGCTTGTACAGTCTGGACATAAATCTATGCATGTTTTGTAGGGGGGATAAAAAAAAGCCCGCTCTAGAGCGGGCTTTTTGAAGATTTGTAATCAAAATTTCTTAAACAGATCTAAGGTGCAGCTTCCACAACTTCATTCCCATTTGGAATTCCAGGTGAGCTACTTCCAATTCGCGTTTCAATTCCGCGAGCTTGTGGTCGTAAGCCTCTTTCAATTCTTCACGTTTACGAACTGCATCTGCTTTAAATTGTTCATAGTCTTCACGAAGTTTTTTGATTTTTGCCTGAGCTTCGATGATTTTTTCTTTCATCGCAACCAATTGCTCATCAGCGAAACCAACCTTTTTAAGTTCAGTCGACTCTGCCTGCAAGCGGGCTTTCAAAATCTCAACATTTGAAATTTGGCGAAGTTTGTAAGCTAGGCCCATATAGTTCAAAGTGTTGATGACCCATTTTGTCGGATCCCAGTGATACCATTTGATACCGTTGCGGTAATCGATTTGGAATTTATGGTGGAAGTTATGGTAACCTTCGCCATGAGTCAGAACCGCTACGAACCAAGAATCACGCGCCGAGATTTCTTTGGAATAAGTTTGTTTGCCCAATGTATGGCACAAAGAATTCACAAAGAAAGTTGATTGCTGAGTAAGGAAAATTCTTAGGCCACCGGCGATAACCAAGCCGCCCAACCAAGAACCCATTGCAGCACCAATCAAAGTTGGGACCACAAAGCCAGTAGCGATCGCTACATAGCCATAGTATTTATGCTGAAAGTTGATCATCCAGTCTTTTTCAAGATCTGGAGCTTGGATTTTTTGGTCTACAGAGTCCTTAAAGAACATCCAGCCCATATGTGCGTACCAGAAACCTTCATTGATGTTGTAAGGATCCTTTTCGCCATCGATATGCGTATGGTGACGACGGTGATCAGAAGACCATTTCAATGCAGAGCCTTGGAATGCAGAAGCACCAATTAGCAAAAAGATCGCCTTAGCCACTGGATGTGCATCATAGCTTTTGTGTGAAAATAAACGGTGATAACCTGCAGTGATGCTTAAATTTGTAGCAGCTGCGAAAACAAGCGCAAAAAGTGCGATTCCCAACTCAAAGCCGTGCATATAGAAGTAAATCGGCATGAGGATGAACGTGATCAGCGGGTTTAGCGTCAGAAAAAGCGCCACTGGCCATTCAATTCTTTTCTTTGTCATTTGTACCTCTCACTAAAAATCTAACAGACGGGCAATCTTTTCGATACATAATTCACCCCTGCGCCAATAAGTGTCGCGTCCTGAAGCACCATTTAGGACGGGGTTGGAGCGGCTTGTTAAACTTGTACTCCGCTACGTTCGATGTCAGGGGAGATGAAAGATAATTATTTTTCGTAAACAACGTGGGAAAACAGACCTTTGTCCCAAAGTCATTTGGCAAAATAGATGTTAGCGTCATGATATGTACATCGATGTTGTTCGACCGGAAACCTGGGATGAGCTCAATGACTCTTTAAAAACGCAAATGGGATTGCCAGATCCTTTGCGGGCTCGTGCCTATAAAGGCTTGGCCCATGCCGTGTTCGAGATCACTCAAGGCAGTGCTCAATTTCTTGCGCATAAAAAAGCGATCGGATTTATCAAAGGTCAAACACCTGCCTTTGAAAACCTGCTGCCGTACTATTACAAAGAAACTTACGAAGTAAATATTCTGTCGCACCTGCAATTGCAGGATGTGAAAACGTGGGCTGACGGATTAAAAAAAGAAACCAACTTCGTGGTTTTTGCAGAGGATCATCCTGTCACGGGGGAAACATATCCCTTCGTGGATGAACTCGATAGAATTCTGAACGAAAAACGCATCTATTCTTTCCGTATCTCTCATTTCAAACATTTTCACGAAAAGACAGAGGCCTTGCGCCCCTATTCGGTTCGTCTTTGTTCCTACACTGGAAATCTATCACTCGCGATTTTGGGTGAAAGATTCCGCTGTCCTCCGATGATGGTGCAAAACATGGACTGGAACCACGCGGATGTTTTGCAAGAAGCGCTTCTGGCAAGTGAAGGACGAAAATTGAATCCGAATTTGATTGGCTCTTTTGAAGGTTCTTTTCAGGATATCGCCAAGCCTTACTTTAATTCTGAACAGACACGTCTGTATGATCGTGCGGTCCTTATCTTTAAAAACACCAGTGCCGAAGCATTGGCGGAAAAGGTCTTTGCAAAACTGGGAATCTCAGTTGAAGAAGGCTGGTTGCAATTGGACAGCACCAATATGTGTCACTGGTCGGGTGTAAAAATGTTCTCGCATTGGTGGGAGCCATCTCCGTCCAATGAAACGCTGCGAGGTTTGCTGATCGTGAGCCCGATAATTCTGGAGAATCCTCAATTTGCGACCTTCCTTCGCGAAAGTTATCAAGAACTGCTTGAAGAGCAGACTTGGACCGTCTAAACATGGGGAATGTCCCAAGCTAAAGATAAATTTATAATTTTGCGCAAAATGAAGTACGGCGAGTCCGACTTGATTTTGCACGCAATTTCTCCTCAGGGAGAGAAGTTATCTTTCATTGCTCGCGGCGCTTTAAAAAGTAAAAAGCGTTTCGGCGGCGGGATTCTGGAACCCACGCACTTTGTCTCCTTCACTTACAAAGAGAGTTCGGACGAGGGGAAGCTGCACACGTTGCAGGAAGCTTCCTTAATCAATGATTTCCCCGGTATTCGCCAAGACTACGATCATCTGGAATTTGCTCTGCATGTTTTAGATTGCGTGGGCAAGGTTTCGCAAGAAGGGGATAAGCATTCCGATTTTCTGTTCAATCTTTTAGGTCACACCTTAAAGTCGATTGAAATCGCGCAAGACGTTTTAGTGTTAAAGATGCATTTCTATCTGCGCTTCTTGCTTCAACAAGGTGTGATTCAACCAGAACCGTGGATGGGCCCGTTCCTAAAAACAAATCTTGCAGAAACCAATACGCTGGTGATCCATCGCCAAGTCGTCGACGAAGAATTAAATAACGTCGAAAATATGGTAAGACATTATATTGCTCACGCAGTAATCTAAAAGGTTATTTGCCTTTGCCTAATGGGTGAAGTGCTTCCATTGTTCGCGCTAGTTGATCGATTCCAAGGTGAGTGTACTTTTCTGTCGCCTGCAAGCTTTCGTGGCCGAGCATTTCCTGCAGCGTGCGCAAGTTTGCTCCGCTGGATAACAGATGAGTGGCGAAACTGTGTCTTAAGGCATGGGGATGCAGTGGCTTTAGAAGTCCTGCGCGTTGGCCGCTTTGGCGAACCATCTCATAGGCAGTTCTTTGCACCAGAGGTGCATCACCGAAAACATAGTCGCTGAAACCTGATTCCTTTTTCCATTTCTGCAGGGCTTGAACGGTCAGGTTTGGTAAAGCGACAACTCGTTCTTTGTTTCCCTTACCCATCACGCGCAAAGTTTTCTGCTGAAGCTGAACAGAATCCCAACGTAAAGTGCACGCTTCACTGATCCGCAAACCTCCGCCATAAAGCAGAAGGAACAGGACCTTTTCTCGTAAGGGAACCTGGTGTTTTCCATCGAAGGCATGCAGGACCGCCAAGGCTTCATCGACGCTGATGAAGTGGGGCAGTTTCCGCGGCACCTTAGGGCAAGTGACCTGCAGGGACAGATCTCTCTCTAAAAGGCTCTCAATCACATAGGCCCAATGGAAGAAGCTTTTCAAAGTAGCAGCTTTTCGGTTCCTGGAAGCCAGAGAAAGGGGAGCCCAGCGGTTGAAAGCAGCCCTCACCGCAGCCATCAATTCAGCCTCAGTATATGAGTTTTTATTCGATTGTGAGGATTTGTCTAATTCGAAAGCCTGCTGCAAATCCAGGGTGTAGTGCTTGATTGTAAGGGGTGAGGCTGACTTAATAAAAGTCATGTATTTCAGATATTTATCTATGTTTTGAGAGAGCTGAAAAGCCTTGCTCATAAGCACCCTAAAGTATCGGCTCCGGGCATGGTTAATAAAAAAATTCTAACGCCATGCATTTTTTTTATTGAAAAAGGTACAGGACTAAGGTTATAACTCAATGCGTCGGAAGCGTCTCACACTGAGTCATTCAAAGTGAGACAGCATCCAAAACTCTTATGAAGAACGTTACCGAAAGGTGGAGCCATGAACGATAACAATTCTACGATCCTGCCCTCTTCTCAGAATGCTAACCAAGTTATGTGGAATACAAACACAACTTCCAAAGTGATGGAAAACAAGACCATTGTCTACACTTCCGAAGTTATGGGCAACCTGATGAAAATGATTGATCGCGTAGCTCCATCAGGCGCAAACATCCTGGTTCTTGGTGAGTCAGGGACAGGTAAAGAGTTGATCGCTCGCTCTATCCACGATCGTTCAAGCCGCAAAAACAAACCGTTTGTTGCAATCAACTGCGGTGCTCTTCGTGAGACCTTGCTTGAGTCTGAACTATTCGGTCACGAAAAAGGTTCTTTCACTGGCGCTTACAACCGTAAAATCGGTTTGGCTGAAGCGGCTAACGGCGGGACATTGTTCCTGGACGAAATCGGTGAATTGGATCCAGCTATCCAAGCTAAGCTTTTGCGCTTCATTCAAGAAGGCGAAATGTTCCGCGTAGGTGGCAAAGACCCTATCAAAGTAGATATCCGTTTGATCTGTGCTACGAACCGTGAGTTGGACCAAGAAGTTGTTCGCGGTAACTTCCGTGAAGACTTGTTCTATCGTATCAACACGATCGTAGTAAGTGCTCCACCACTTCGTCGTCGTAAGGAAGATATCCCTTCATTGGTAAATCACTTCCTTAACAACTCTCAACACGCATACTTGAACCGTGGTCGTACGGTTTCTGACGATGCGATGAAAATTTTGATGAAGTACGAGTGGCCAGGTAACATCCGTGAACTTCAAAACGTATGTGAGCGTCTTCAGATTTTGTCTGATGGTCACATGATCATGTTGAACGATCTTCCAGAGAACATCAGAAACCCTGAGACTCAAAAAGACGTGATCGAATACGATCCAAACATGACTTTGCACGATCTTGAAAAACGTTACATCTTGAAGGCTCTTCAGCACTTCGGTGGTAACAAAACTCAAGCTGCTAATAACTTGGGTATCACGATCAAGACTCTTTATAACAAACTTCACGAGTACGGCGAGTTCGAAAAATTCGCAGTTCACACGAAGCCAGCTAAGTAGTCGACCTATGCTCCGGCACTGTCGGAGCGGCTCTTCGAAAATTGACTAACGTTCTAAGGCCCTGTGGGGGTTCCTCTCTCTTCCCCTCACAGGGCTTTTTTATTTCCTGGAACCTCATGATTCAACTGCGCTTCTTGGAGCGGCGGGGATTGTCTCTGTTTAATACGTTTACACCTGAGCCTGTGTTTATTTCAATTTGAGGGTGGTCTGGATCGTGCTTTGTTAGTTGGTGTTGAAAAACTAACTTTTGCCCATCATTGGGCGTACGAGGCGGAATTATGAAATCATTTAAAGTTTTTATCGCAACAGCAGTAGTCACTTTGAGTGCTTCAGTAGGCTTAGCGACTATGTCTCAAAGACCTGATCAAGTTAATGTGTGTGTTCAGTCTCTGATGAACTTCCGTTTAAATCAGGTGGATCAATCACAAGCGTATATTTCTTGTAACTCTGGAACACGTGAAGACGGTGCTGCTTTCGCAACTTGTATGGCGAACATGAACTATGTCGGTTTGCCAATGGGTATCGCTCAAGCGCAAAGTCCTAAATCAATCACCGCTACTGAGGTTTGTGCTAGCAGCAGATCTTCTCAACAAGAATCAGATTTCTTGAACTGCGTGTACGATGCGAAAAAATCGATGTCGGCTGAAGAATCAGCTCGTCGTTGTGCTTTGGTGGTGCCGGGTATCTATAAACAACAAAGCCAGTTAACTAATGGCGATATCTTCGTTCCAATGAGTGAAGAGGCGGCTCGCCAACAAGCGATCCAAGAACTTACGGCTCGCGAAAATGGCACTTACACTAGCGGTCGTCAGGAATACCGCCGTCAAGCGCCAGCTCCGGTTCACCAATACCAACCTTCTGCACAAACAGAAGATACTACTGGTTCAATGTCTGACCTTCCAGAAGTTGAATAGTTAGATTTTCGCGACCGCCGCGATAATGTCGGCGGCATCGTGATAAAGCCCAAAACCAAATCTTAAACGTGAGCCCCGGGAGTCCGTATAAAGACCCCGGGTTTTCATTTTTTTAACCAGCTCGGAAGTCGCTTCTGTCGACGGTAGGTCGAAAGTTAAAAAGTGACCATGGTTTTTTAATTCAGAAACCAGCAAGCTTCCGCGATTCACCAAAGGATGTTTTACCTTTTCCAGTTCTTCTAAAAATAACTGCTGATTTTGTTGAACGATCTGATGAATCTTTGTAACCGTCAGGCCTTCGTCTTTGAATTTCTCAAGTGTGGCGATCAAGCGGTACATGGCCGTAAAGTCCATAGTGCTTCCCGCATATTGAAGGGCATCCACCGGATAACCAACCTCATCGCCAATGGCTGAAAGTTTTGAAAGCTCCGCAAACCAGCCGGTGTACATTGGGCGGTGACGAGTCGCCGGCGGAACATACAAGAAGCAACACCCTTCGCCACCCTGAGCATATTTATAAGATCCACCCAGATAGAAAACTTTGTCCTGAATCGGTTTTATATTTAACGGGACCGCCATAAAGGAATGGTAGCCATCAATTATGAACGGGCAGTCAGACGGAGCATCTTTCGCCAGGCGCTCCACATCACAAACCAATCCTGAATTAAAGAACACATGACTTAAAAAAATCAAGTTCCAGTCAGCAGCTTCCATAGCCTGCTCAAAGCGCTCGTGAAAAGTATCAAAGGGTTGTGTCGGTACTTTTACCACTTCAAATTGGGGCAACTCGGATAGGCGGTTGATTTGACGATCAAAAGAATAAAACTCCGAATCTGTCGTTAGCACGCGAATTTTATTTCCCCAATCCAAGGAACTCAACAGGCGAAAAACAAACTCATGAGTGTTCGGGGCAAAGACGATTTGTTCAGGGTGGGAAAGATTCAGAACTTCCGAAATCAGTTTTTGCGCTTGAGGCACCTTCACTGAAAAGATGTGCTCCCATTTTCCATCGACATATTTGGTCGTATCGTCCCAGTATTGCAGTTGGGCTTCGCGGGTGACATCCGGCCAGTAGTGATGACTATGGCAGGCAAAGTGAAGTTGGGCAGGGTTCGCTTTCAGGAATCTTTGATACAGATGTTTGTACATCAGGCGATGATAATAAAAAAGGGAGTCGTTGACTCCCTTTTTTTAATCGCACTATGCAATTTTAAGATTAGAAGTAACCTTCGTCGTCGCCTTCTTCATCTTCTTCGTCTTCGTCGTCGTCATCATTAGACTTTTCTTGCATGTCGTCTTCAGATTCTTCGTCTTCCATGTCTTCGAAAGAGTCGTCAGAAGCTTCAGCTTCTTCTTCGTCGTTCCATTCGTCATCAGAAGATACAGATTCTTCTTCGATATCAACGATTGCATCCATTTCAGTTTCGTCGTCGAAATCAGAAGCGATTTCCACTGGCGCTACTGCTGCTTTTACTTCTTTTTCAGCTTTAGGTGCTTTTGGAGCCTTAGGCGCAGCGGCTTTTTTTGGAGCTGCTTTTTTCGCTGCAGGTTTTTTAGCGGCTTTTTTAGGAGCGGCTTTCTTTGCAGCAGCTTTTTTAGGAGCAGCCTTTTTAGGAGCAGCCTTTTTAGCTGGCTTAGCGGCTTTCTTAGTTACTTTTTTAGCGGCTTTTTTAGGAGCTGCTTTTTTCGCAGGTTTTGCAGCTTTTTTAACTGCTTTTTTTGCTGGCTTTGCAGCCTTTTTAGTTACTTTTTTTGCAGGTTTTGCTTTTGCTTTTTTCTTTGCCATGGCGTTGCTCCCTCGAGGTAGTCGTATGTAAAAATCCAATGCCCTCATAGACTAACGAGGTTTGGCAGGTGAGGCAATTCAAAATAGAATTTCAACATTTAGTCTGGTTCAGAGGGGAAACGCCTTTCATTACCGAAATAAAAGGGCGAACAAAAGTTTTTACTCAAGGGACTCACTTCATTGAAGTCAAGAGCGATTGAGCCGGGTGAGAGCAAGATGCTAAGGGTGTCTAAGTATTTGATTTTAATGCGCAAAATAAAAAACCCGGCAAGTTTCCTTACCGGGTTCAAGTTCTTTAAGTAACTTCGTTCAGTCCGTTGAGCCGAAATTAACCGATTAGTTTCAAAGCCAATTGGTTAGTTTGGTTCGCTTGAGCCAAAGTTGAAGTACCAGCTTGCAACAAGATGTTGTTACGAGTCATCTCTGAAGAAGCTTGAGCAACGTCTGTGTCACGGATACGTGAGTTAGCTGCAGACATGTTCTCAACTGTTACACCCAAGTTGTCTACTGTTGAAGTCAAACGATTTTGAAGGGCACCCAAGTTAGCGCGTGTACCATTCACTGAAGTTTGAGCGTCATCAAGTTTGTTCAAAGACTCTTGAGCACCTTCTTTAGAAGAGAAGTCGATACCAGCAAGACCCAAAGAATCCAAAGTAGCTACGTTTTCTTGCGCTTTGAAGGAGATACGATCTTCTTCTGCGTTGTTATGGATACCTACTTGGAAATCGAAGCTTGGTGAAGAACCATCCAACAATTTCGTAGTACCCCAAGTTGTAACGTTAGCGATACGTTGCATTTCGTCTTTAAGCTGAACAACCTCTTTATTCAACATGCCACGCTCTTTGTCACCGATAGTGTCAGAAGAAGCCTGGATACCTAGCTCACGTAGACGTACGATGATGTTACCGATTTCATTCAAGCCACCCTCAGCAGTTTGAACCATAGAGATACCATCGTTCGCATTGCGTTGTGCTTGATTAGCAGAGCGGATCTGAGCTTTGAAGCTTTCAGAAATCGCCAAACCTGCAGCATCGTCAGCAGCTTTATTGATACGTGAACCAGAAGCCAATTTCGCCATTGAATCGTTGATAGTTCTTTGTGAACCAACCAAGTTTCTTTGAGCGTTAATAGCAGCCATGTTTGTTGTTACTCTCATTCCCATTTTAAATTCCTCCGTTAATATTTGTTTTTCATATTCATAACCTTCCTTGATTGTTGTTTTGGGATTGCAGAACCTACTCTGCTTTCCCGGCACTGACATCCGAGTCTGTGCTTTAGCCTTTTAGCCTTTGGGACCATGCTGTGCTTTATGTTCATTCAGGTTTCTCAACCTCTTGTTCCAGCGCACAGCTTTGAACAATCTGTTGTTCATTATTATTTCATCCTTGAAGGCCCTCCTTTCGGTATTAGCAAGAGAGTGACCTTCTCTCTTGACTCCTTCTGAGTGAATCTTTGATGTGATTAAGATCGGGATTTGTAGGGTTGTCTTGACAGGACGAGAGGCGGGTTTTGTCTTTTTTAAACAATACTAGTCGAAGGCCGGATCCTGGATTCCCGACGTAGGATTGTCCTGAATCACTAAGATACAATACTTTCAGAGGGAAAACGGGCGTTTTCCTCGACTAAGATAATGTCAAAGTTTCCATTGCGACGATGGTTGGAAGTGGCTGTGATAATAAACATCGCCGAGTGTTAACAATCCTACTGTCACGTGAACGAAAACATCCAACAATTTATAAATGCAAATTGAAAAAAGTCGCGAGCCCTATCGAAGTTCAATCGTGGAAATTGCTAAAACGGAGCCCTCACCCGAACAAGGACTGTCGTCATCAGAGGCAAGTTTGCGACTGCAGAAGTATGGACTCAATGTGTTTCCGACAAAGAAACCCAAGCCTCTTTGGCAGATATTCTTAGGACAGTTTTTGAGTCCTCTTATTTACATTCTTCTGGTAGCGGGAATCATTGCCATTCTTATTGGTGATGCCAGAGATGCTATTTTTATCGCCGTTATTTTACTAATAAACTCAATTATTGGGACGACTCAGGAGAAGAGTGCACAGAACAGTGCTTTAGCCTTACGTCGCATGGCTGAAACTAAATCATTGGTATTAAGAGATGGGGAGAAGCGAGAAATTCCGTCACTGGAAATTGTGGTTGGAGACGTTGTGCTATTGGAATCTGGAAATAAGGTGCCTGCAGATTTGCGACTTCTGGCGACTCACGCCTTGGAAGTCGATGAGTCCTTGCTTACGGGAGAGTCTCTGACGGTTTTTAAATATGCGGAATCAATTTCTGAGGAACATGCTTCCTTAGGTGATCGAAAAAATATGGCTTTTACGGGCTCTTTGGTAGTTCGAGGTCGGGGGAAGGGCTTGGTGACGGCTGTCAGTATTCAGACGGAGTTGGGAAAAATTGCCAATTCCCTGAATATAGAAGAGTCCGCGGGAACACCGCTTTTGATTCGTATGGAAAAACTCACTCAGAATATCGCTATTTCATTGCTGGTGGTGACGGCTGTCATGGCGGGGCTTCTTTTTTGGAGGGGACACAATTACTATGATGTATTGGTATTCAGTGTAGCATTGGCTGTTTCAGCGATTCCCGAAGGTCTTCCCGTCGCTTTGACAGTGGCTTTAGCTGTCGCCAGTCGTCGCATGGCCAAGAAAAATGTAATCGTCAGAAAACTTCCTGCGGTTGAAGCGCTGGGCTCGTGTAACTATATTGCGACCGACAAAACTGGAACTCTGACGGTGAATCAGCTGACAGTACAAAAGATTGTAACGCCCGACGGGAAAGAGCACGTCATTGAGGGGAGCGGTCTAGATCCCGGCAACGTACACGTCGTTGACAGCCAGTTGGCCTCGCTCATTCGGTGCGGAGTTTTGTGCAATGAGGCTCAGCTTTTTCAACAGGAAGGCGTTTGGATGGGCCACGGAGATTCTGTCGATCTGGCCTTCTTAGTTCTGGGGCGAAAGGGGCAGATCAGTGCGGTCTCTGATGATTTACTGATCGATGATATTCCGTTCGAGCCAGAGCACCAATACGCGGCGACGTTGCATGCCGGAGTCGAACAAAATCCGCTAATATCTGCGAAGGGTGCCGTTGAAAAATTGCTTCCGATGTGTGATCGAATGTACGTGAACGGCCATAAACACCATCTTTCTTCCGAGCAGATTTTAAAGCAGGCTGATCGGATGGCCGAGGCGGGATATCGAGTTTTAGCCTTGGCAGGAAAGTCTGTCTCCGGGGCGGTAAAAGAAATTCAAAAGCCGCTCACAGGACTGACTTTTTATGGGCTTGTCGGAATGATCGATCCCTTGCGCCCAGACGCTGCTCAGGCGGTTCGTCACTGTCAACGTGTGGGTATTCGTGTTGCTATGGTGACAGGAGATCATCCCAAGACCTCACTTGCGATTGCTAGACAGTTGGACCTAGCTCACTCGATCGACGATGTGGTAACGGGCCCTGCATTGAAAAAATGCAAAGGCGGAGTTGAACTCATTAAGTTGATTTCCTTGGCGAAAGTGTTTGCGCGTGTTGAACCACAACAGAAGTTACAGATCGTTCAAAGTTTAATTGCGCAAGGCTATTTTGTTGCCGTCACCGGTGATGGTGCTAACGATGCGCCAGCGTTGAAAGCGGCGAATGTGGGGGTGGCGATGGGTCTTAGCGGAACCGATGTTGCCAAGGAAGCAGCCGACCTGATTGTGACCGATGACAAGTTTTCATCCATAGTCGCAGGAGTCGAGCAGGGACGCATTGTTTATAATAATCTTCGCAAGGTCGTTTATCTTTTAATTTCCACAGCTGCCGCCGAAATGCTGATCTTTGTGTTAAGTATTATATTCGATACCCCAATGCCCCTGACAGCAGCGCAAATTTTGTGGCTAAATCTTGTAACTAATGGAATTCAAGACATTGGATTGTCCTTTGAGCCCGGTGAGGGGGATGAGCTGGACCATCGTCCACGCAGGCCCAATGAGCCGATATTTGATCGCTTGATGTTAGAACGAGTGATTTTATCGGCCGTCGTCATTGGGGGGATGGGTTATTGGTATTTCCACCAGCTTTTGCAGAGTGGAATTGGCATCGACATGGCTCGCAATGATCTATTGCTCTTCTTAGTGTTGTTCGAAAATTTGATGCTGGGAAATTGCCGTTCAGAAGAAAAATCGATTTTTAAACTCAACCCTCTTCGTAATCCATTTTTATTGGGCGGAGCGGTTCTCGCGCAAGGCATTCATATTGCTGCGATGTACACTCCAGGTTTAAGTGACCTGCTTGGGGTGGGAGCGGTTCCAGTTCAGGAATGGGTTCGAATGCTGATGATGGCTATATCTGTTTTGGCGGTCATTGAGATTCATAAGCTCATAAAAATTCGGGGCCTGAAGGCTCGACTGGCCACCGGCTAAACGATTTCGATAAAACGGCAGAAAGCCATGTTTCCTGCCAATTCATACTGGTGATTTTGAACGGCTTTAAGGTGATGGCGGGTGTCGTACCCAATGGTACAAGTTTTTTCGCCATCAAAATGGGTGCAGTCTTCGCATGAAAAGCGAGTGTCATACTTCATAAAGTCGCTAGGATTGACTCTGTCCTTATGCATCGAGGGACGGATGCGGGGCTGAGATTTTCCCTTTCCTTTAGGATTAACAATACCAGGCATTTTATCGATTCCTTAGAGTTGACAATGGCGAAATAGACCTCATCCTTTAAGCAGATGGAGGTGATATGAGCAATGATATTGAAAAAATGACGCGAAAAAGCCAAGAGGCAATGCAGGCCGCTGCAAAGCTGGCTGAACGCAAGTCAAACCCATCTGTTGAGCCTGAACATCTCTTGTTAGAGCTGGTACAGCAAAGTGAGGGGATCATCCCTCGTCTTCTAGACAAACTAAACGTCGCTCAAGCGGACTTCTTGAGTGAACTTCGTAAAAAAGTCGATCGCTTTCCGACTGTCACGGGTGGCGGGCAAAAACAGTTTGCCAGTCCACGCCTGGAGAAAATTTTCCGCGGGGCGGAGGTTGAGGCAGACGAGTGGGGCGATGCCTATATTTCAACAGAACACTTCTTTTTAGCGATGCTAAAAGGAACTGATGGAGAGTTGAATGCATTCTTTAAAAAGTTCAACCTGACCTCAGATAAAGTTAAAAACTCTTTA
This genomic window contains:
- a CDS encoding HAD-IC family P-type ATPase codes for the protein MQIEKSREPYRSSIVEIAKTEPSPEQGLSSSEASLRLQKYGLNVFPTKKPKPLWQIFLGQFLSPLIYILLVAGIIAILIGDARDAIFIAVILLINSIIGTTQEKSAQNSALALRRMAETKSLVLRDGEKREIPSLEIVVGDVVLLESGNKVPADLRLLATHALEVDESLLTGESLTVFKYAESISEEHASLGDRKNMAFTGSLVVRGRGKGLVTAVSIQTELGKIANSLNIEESAGTPLLIRMEKLTQNIAISLLVVTAVMAGLLFWRGHNYYDVLVFSVALAVSAIPEGLPVALTVALAVASRRMAKKNVIVRKLPAVEALGSCNYIATDKTGTLTVNQLTVQKIVTPDGKEHVIEGSGLDPGNVHVVDSQLASLIRCGVLCNEAQLFQQEGVWMGHGDSVDLAFLVLGRKGQISAVSDDLLIDDIPFEPEHQYAATLHAGVEQNPLISAKGAVEKLLPMCDRMYVNGHKHHLSSEQILKQADRMAEAGYRVLALAGKSVSGAVKEIQKPLTGLTFYGLVGMIDPLRPDAAQAVRHCQRVGIRVAMVTGDHPKTSLAIARQLDLAHSIDDVVTGPALKKCKGGVELIKLISLAKVFARVEPQQKLQIVQSLIAQGYFVAVTGDGANDAPALKAANVGVAMGLSGTDVAKEAADLIVTDDKFSSIVAGVEQGRIVYNNLRKVVYLLISTAAAEMLIFVLSIIFDTPMPLTAAQILWLNLVTNGIQDIGLSFEPGEGDELDHRPRRPNEPIFDRLMLERVILSAVVIGGMGYWYFHQLLQSGIGIDMARNDLLLFLVLFENLMLGNCRSEEKSIFKLNPLRNPFLLGGAVLAQGIHIAAMYTPGLSDLLGVGAVPVQEWVRMLMMAISVLAVIEIHKLIKIRGLKARLATG